In the genome of Gloeotrichia echinulata CP02, one region contains:
- a CDS encoding 4-hydroxybenzoate solanesyltransferase, whose amino-acid sequence MLRTPEQNQEPVWLVIIKLLRWHKPEGRLILMIPALWAIFLAAAGKPPLPLIGVIILGTLATSAAGCIVNDLWDRDIDPQVERTRDRPLAARTLSMKVGVVVGIVALACAAVLAFYLNTLSFWLSVAAVPIILLYPGAKRVFPVPQLVLSIAWGFAVLISWSAVTQTISQPTWILWGATVLWTLGFDTVYAMSDRQDDQRIGVKSSALFFGNYAPAAIGIFFAGTIILLAWLGASIHLHIAFWISLAIGTIGWIWQSVRLTQKDLPNPAYGQMFRQNVWIGFILLAGMIAGFF is encoded by the coding sequence CAAAACCAAGAACCCGTGTGGCTTGTTATTATCAAGTTGTTAAGGTGGCATAAACCAGAAGGAAGGCTAATCTTGATGATACCTGCCCTTTGGGCTATATTTTTAGCCGCTGCTGGTAAACCGCCTTTACCCCTGATTGGCGTAATTATCTTGGGAACCCTCGCCACAAGTGCGGCCGGGTGTATTGTTAATGATTTATGGGATCGCGATATTGATCCACAAGTGGAAAGAACACGCGATCGCCCCCTTGCTGCCCGTACACTGTCAATGAAAGTGGGTGTTGTTGTCGGGATAGTTGCCTTAGCATGTGCAGCAGTCCTCGCCTTTTATCTTAACACCTTAAGCTTCTGGTTATCTGTGGCAGCGGTACCAATTATTTTGCTATATCCAGGTGCAAAACGAGTGTTTCCCGTACCCCAACTAGTGCTTTCTATTGCTTGGGGTTTTGCCGTATTAATTAGCTGGAGTGCAGTTACTCAAACCATATCTCAACCAACTTGGATACTCTGGGGAGCCACTGTATTATGGACATTGGGATTTGATACAGTTTACGCCATGAGCGATCGCCAAGATGATCAGCGCATTGGGGTTAAATCGAGCGCCCTATTCTTTGGTAATTATGCCCCAGCCGCTATTGGCATTTTCTTTGCTGGCACAATAATTTTACTCGCTTGGCTTGGGGCTTCCATCCACCTTCACATTGCTTTTTGGATTAGCCTAGCAATTGGCACCATCGGCTGGATTTGGCAGTCTGTCCGCTTAACACAAAAAGACCTACCTAACCCAGCTTACGGCCAAATGTTCCGGCAAAATGTCTGGATTGGTTTTATCTTACTCGCGGGGATGATTGCTGGGTTTTTTTAA
- a CDS encoding type I restriction-modification system subunit M N-terminal domain-containing protein, whose amino-acid sequence MAANTTDLEKRLWEAADELRANSKLKSSEYSIPVLGLIFLRYADWKFTHAEEELKNTGSRRRGITKTDYQAKGVMYLPDAARFSTLLNLPGGADIGKAINDAMRAIEAENEELKDILPKTYNRLENDLLFDLLKNFNKVELGTDLSGDAFGKIYEYFLGKFAMTEGQKGGEFWLFRT is encoded by the coding sequence ATGGCTGCTAACACTACTGATTTAGAGAAACGCCTATGGGAAGCAGCGGATGAGTTACGCGCTAACTCCAAGCTCAAATCCAGTGAGTATTCCATCCCTGTATTGGGGTTAATTTTCCTGCGCTACGCTGACTGGAAATTTACCCATGCTGAGGAGGAACTGAAAAATACAGGTAGTAGAAGACGTGGAATTACCAAAACAGACTACCAAGCAAAGGGTGTCATGTACCTACCTGATGCTGCTAGATTCTCCACACTGCTTAACTTACCAGGAGGAGCAGATATTGGCAAGGCAATCAATGATGCCATGCGTGCCATTGAAGCGGAGAATGAAGAATTAAAGGATATTCTGCCCAAAACTTACAATCGCCTGGAAAATGACCTGTTATTTGACTTGCTGAAAAATTTTAACAAAGTCGAATTAGGCACAGATTTATCAGGGGATGCTTTCGGGAAGATTTATGAATACTTCCTGGGTAAATTTGCGATGACTGAGGGACAGAAGGGGGGAGAATTCTGGCTCTTCCGTACTTAG
- a CDS encoding type I restriction enzyme endonuclease domain-containing protein, with translation MAETDMAVVISQSQNEVEAFEQKQLNITPHRQRLVNESPPLDEKFKDASHPLRIIFVCAMWMTGFDVPSCSTIYLDKPMKNHTLMQTIARANRVFPGKVNGLIVDYIGVFRDLQKALAIYGSASGGGVREGDTPVKAKTALVAQLRAAISEITTFCTQKGIDFAVLDSAQGFARNKFLADAVESIIINDDAKKTYLSLAGNVNKLYKAILPDAVANEFTAINTHLQRIKDKILAEIPEVDVSEVMEQVEELLDLSITAGEFAIAQSHSQLIDLSQIDFEALKNKFATTDYQRTETEKLKTTINQKLQQMVTLNKTRIDYLEKFQQMIAEYNADSRNVQMFFQDLINFAQELGVEDKRAIAKNLTEEELAIFDLLTKPQIQLSKQEEQEVKQVAKELLKTLKQEKLVLDWKKRQQTRASVEVAIKDNLDRLPQSYSAELYEQKCQEVYQHVYENYSGRGSIYDAGNPRSQILATS, from the coding sequence ATGGCAGAAACAGATATGGCAGTAGTCATATCTCAATCTCAAAATGAAGTAGAAGCATTTGAGCAAAAACAATTAAATATCACTCCTCACCGTCAAAGGTTAGTGAATGAATCTCCGCCACTGGATGAAAAATTCAAAGATGCATCTCATCCCCTACGCATTATATTTGTTTGCGCCATGTGGATGACTGGATTTGATGTCCCCAGTTGTTCCACCATTTACCTGGATAAACCGATGAAAAATCATACCCTGATGCAAACCATCGCCAGAGCAAATCGTGTCTTTCCTGGTAAAGTCAATGGCTTAATTGTTGATTATATTGGTGTGTTCCGCGATTTACAGAAAGCACTAGCTATTTATGGTTCCGCATCTGGTGGTGGTGTTCGAGAAGGAGATACTCCAGTTAAAGCGAAAACTGCTTTAGTGGCACAATTGAGAGCAGCAATATCAGAAATTACAACATTCTGTACCCAAAAAGGCATTGATTTTGCTGTTCTGGATTCAGCACAAGGTTTTGCACGCAACAAGTTTTTGGCAGATGCGGTAGAATCCATCATTATTAATGATGATGCCAAAAAAACTTATCTCTCCCTAGCAGGTAACGTTAACAAACTTTACAAAGCTATCCTCCCAGATGCTGTTGCTAATGAGTTTACCGCTATCAATACTCACTTGCAGAGAATCAAAGACAAAATTCTCGCAGAAATACCAGAAGTTGATGTGTCCGAAGTGATGGAACAAGTGGAAGAACTGTTAGATCTGTCCATCACCGCTGGGGAATTTGCGATCGCACAATCCCACTCTCAACTCATTGACTTAAGTCAAATCGACTTTGAAGCGTTAAAAAATAAGTTTGCTACTACTGACTACCAGAGAACAGAGACAGAAAAGCTGAAAACAACCATCAACCAAAAACTCCAGCAGATGGTGACGTTAAATAAAACACGCATCGACTACCTGGAGAAATTCCAGCAGATGATAGCAGAGTACAATGCTGACTCCCGCAACGTGCAGATGTTCTTCCAGGATTTGATTAACTTTGCTCAAGAATTGGGTGTTGAAGATAAAAGAGCGATCGCCAAAAATCTCACTGAAGAAGAACTAGCAATTTTTGATTTACTGACTAAACCACAAATTCAACTGAGTAAGCAAGAGGAACAGGAAGTTAAACAAGTTGCAAAAGAATTACTGAAAACTCTCAAACAAGAGAAGTTAGTTTTGGATTGGAAGAAGAGACAGCAAACCAGAGCATCGGTAGAAGTGGCGATTAAGGATAATTTGGATAGATTACCTCAGAGTTATTCTGCTGAACTGTATGAGCAGAAGTGTCAGGAAGTTTACCAGCATGTTTATGAGAATTACTCTGGACGAGGAAGTATCTATGATGCTGGGAATCCACGGAGTCAAATATTGGCAACTTCATGA
- a CDS encoding GNAT family N-acetyltransferase: MAARIKMTSLLPRNLSVIIRPVQYRDLDGVERLTQESFAALTPQGACFAMRQMQWLRRWYGLLKFLSWFPNPLQYLFCAYVAEQGRTLLGMIQVSPFNRTRSTWRIDRVMLDRAADKQGIGSQLLRHCFESILEARTWILEVNVNDIEALALYRTNGFQRLAEMTYWEISPELLAELANAEPDLPNLLPVSNADAQLLYQLDTASMPPLVRQVFDRNTRDFKTSLFGALTDAVKQWVTKIEVVSGYVFEPQRKAAIGYFQVQLDRKGLSPHVATLTVHPAYTWLYPELLSQLARIAQDFPQQGLQLASSDYQAEREEYLERIGAKRIEHTLIMSRSVWHKLRESKFVSLEGIQWTEVLQGLQPTRKPIPGGMSWAQPVQHPPSDRPTPTKSEPMNFGSNNASIEASPASESADAPQE; this comes from the coding sequence ATGGCGGCTCGAATCAAAATGACTTCATTACTTCCTCGAAATCTCAGCGTGATCATCCGACCGGTCCAATATCGGGACTTGGATGGCGTCGAACGCCTAACTCAAGAGTCATTCGCAGCCCTCACTCCCCAGGGAGCGTGTTTTGCCATGCGCCAGATGCAATGGCTCCGTCGCTGGTATGGGCTACTCAAATTTTTGAGTTGGTTTCCCAACCCGTTACAATACCTCTTCTGTGCCTATGTAGCAGAGCAAGGGCGTACCCTGCTAGGGATGATTCAAGTATCACCCTTTAACAGGACGCGCAGTACTTGGCGGATTGATCGGGTGATGTTAGACCGTGCTGCGGATAAGCAAGGAATTGGTTCCCAACTTCTGCGCCATTGCTTCGAGTCGATTTTGGAGGCTCGCACTTGGATACTAGAAGTAAATGTCAATGATATTGAGGCCTTAGCACTTTATCGGACAAATGGATTTCAGCGCCTAGCGGAAATGACATATTGGGAAATTTCACCCGAATTGTTAGCAGAATTGGCGAATGCTGAACCGGATTTGCCGAATCTTCTACCTGTGAGTAATGCCGATGCCCAGTTACTATATCAACTGGATACGGCCTCAATGCCACCTTTGGTGCGTCAGGTATTTGACCGCAACACTCGCGACTTCAAAACCAGTTTGTTCGGTGCTTTAACTGATGCTGTCAAACAATGGGTGACGAAAATAGAAGTAGTCAGTGGCTACGTGTTTGAACCCCAACGTAAAGCAGCAATTGGCTATTTTCAGGTGCAACTTGACCGTAAGGGTCTTAGCCCCCATGTAGCAACGTTGACAGTTCACCCAGCTTATACCTGGCTTTATCCAGAGTTGCTGTCTCAACTAGCTCGGATTGCTCAAGATTTTCCCCAACAAGGTTTACAACTAGCTTCATCAGATTATCAGGCAGAGCGAGAAGAGTATTTAGAGCGAATTGGGGCAAAACGCATAGAACATACCCTAATTATGTCTCGCTCAGTGTGGCACAAGCTACGGGAGTCGAAATTTGTCTCCTTAGAAGGGATTCAGTGGACTGAGGTGCTACAAGGTCTGCAACCTACACGTAAACCGATACCCGGCGGTATGTCATGGGCACAACCAGTACAGCACCCACCCTCAGATAGACCAACGCCAACTAAGTCAGAACCTATGAACTTTGGGTCTAATAACGCTAGTATAGAAGCATCGCCGGCATCTGAGTCAGCAGATGCACCACAGGAGTAG
- the ruvX gene encoding Holliday junction resolvase RuvX translates to MTPQDQPKPLISALGLDLGSKRIGVAGCDGTGLIATGITTIERSSFDQDVEQLRQLVNQRQVHLLVIGLPYSMDGSLGFQARHVQKLATRLSKALKLPVEYVDERLTSYQAEQMLRDEKRSPSRHKAMIDRKAAALILQQWLDARRAKFNGTLITVEY, encoded by the coding sequence GTGACACCCCAAGACCAACCAAAGCCCTTGATTTCAGCATTAGGATTAGATCTCGGTAGCAAACGCATTGGTGTAGCAGGGTGCGATGGTACAGGTTTGATAGCTACGGGGATCACTACAATTGAGCGCAGTTCTTTTGATCAGGATGTCGAGCAACTACGACAACTAGTGAATCAGCGCCAGGTACATCTGCTGGTTATTGGTTTACCTTATTCAATGGATGGCTCCTTGGGGTTTCAGGCGCGTCATGTACAGAAGTTGGCGACCAGACTGAGTAAGGCTCTTAAACTCCCTGTGGAATACGTTGATGAGCGTTTAACTTCATATCAAGCAGAACAAATGCTCAGAGATGAAAAACGCTCGCCATCACGTCATAAAGCTATGATTGATAGGAAGGCAGCAGCATTGATTTTGCAACAATGGCTGGATGCCAGGCGAGCTAAATTCAACGGTACACTCATAACTGTGGAGTATTGA
- a CDS encoding DUF3727 domain-containing protein, with protein MFSSQFPHENDHDDAGAVTLSDDKGRTLECYIEHSLSVDGQEYVLLLPVDSPVEIFAWQGEGEEEEAILVEDDDTLDKIFSTAQAVLSEQNLLLKNTAYALTVAGELPSVEESELFTLEIEDEETDLEPEQLQLLTSFYDEEQEYAIYTPVDPLLFFARTSKTGKPELLSPEEFRKVQPLLEEHLFNEVE; from the coding sequence ATGTTTTCTTCTCAATTTCCTCACGAAAATGATCACGATGATGCAGGTGCCGTCACTTTGAGCGACGACAAAGGGCGAACCCTGGAATGTTATATTGAGCATTCCCTCTCAGTGGATGGACAAGAATACGTTTTACTTCTTCCTGTTGACTCACCAGTAGAAATTTTTGCTTGGCAAGGTGAAGGCGAGGAAGAAGAAGCTATTCTTGTAGAAGATGATGACACCCTTGACAAAATTTTCAGCACCGCTCAAGCAGTCTTATCTGAACAGAACTTGCTGTTGAAAAACACTGCTTATGCTTTGACTGTAGCAGGTGAATTACCATCCGTCGAAGAATCAGAACTCTTCACTTTAGAAATTGAAGACGAAGAGACAGATTTAGAGCCAGAGCAATTACAGCTACTTACTAGCTTCTATGATGAAGAACAGGAGTATGCAATTTATACGCCGGTAGATCCACTATTATTCTTTGCTCGCACATCCAAGACAGGTAAACCTGAGTTACTATCCCCAGAAGAGTTTCGCAAAGTGCAGCCTTTGTTAGAAGAACATCTTTTTAATGAAGTCGAATAA
- a CDS encoding YqeG family HAD IIIA-type phosphatase has protein sequence MTWNKFLHPDLILSGSVLNLTPDIIQQYQIKGLVLDVDETLVPITTGTASPELRQWVEQIRTFTPLWLVSNNLSEARIGGIARSLNLPYYLGAAKPSRRKIRAALESMNLPVHQVGMVGDRLFTDVLAGNRLGMFTILVEPIIPPGTALRSHPIRNFEVWVSEILGASINPKHTKIHKP, from the coding sequence ATGACTTGGAACAAATTTTTACACCCTGATTTGATTTTGTCGGGTTCAGTTTTGAATTTGACACCAGATATTATCCAGCAATATCAGATCAAAGGGCTGGTATTGGATGTAGATGAAACCTTAGTACCGATCACAACAGGGACAGCTTCACCAGAACTACGACAGTGGGTAGAACAAATTAGGACTTTTACCCCCCTATGGTTGGTGAGTAATAACCTGAGTGAAGCCCGCATTGGTGGTATTGCCCGTTCTCTCAATTTACCTTATTACCTGGGTGCAGCCAAGCCCTCACGACGCAAAATCAGGGCCGCACTCGAGTCCATGAATCTCCCAGTCCACCAAGTGGGTATGGTAGGCGATCGCTTGTTTACCGATGTCTTAGCCGGTAATCGCTTAGGAATGTTCACCATTTTGGTTGAACCAATTATCCCTCCCGGTACCGCCCTCCGCTCCCATCCCATCCGCAATTTTGAAGTCTGGGTATCGGAAATCCTCGGTGCGTCTATTAATCCCAAACACACAAAAATTCACAAACCGTGA
- the proB gene encoding glutamate 5-kinase, with protein sequence MTKTIVVKIGTSSLTQPQTGKLALSTIATLTEILSDLRLQGHRVILVSSGAVGVGCGRLGLTERPKAIALKQAVAAVGQGRLMRIYDDLFTTLQQPIAQVLLTRSDLVQRSRYLNIYNTFQELLALGVIPVVNENDTVAVEELKFGDNDTLSALVASLVEADWLFLLTDVDRLYSADPRSVPDAQPITLVSSIAELQIQTGSAGSQWGTGGMMTKISAARIAIAAGVRTVITEGKSPQNIQKILQGEHLGTHFEPQLEPTSARKRWIAYGLVPMGKLHLDAGAIAAIAQAGKSLLAAGIKSVEGEFDSQEAVQLCDRNGNEIARGLVNYSSEELQKIRGCHSRDIPHILGYAGAQTVVHRDNLVLI encoded by the coding sequence ATGACCAAAACGATAGTCGTCAAAATCGGTACATCTAGCCTAACCCAGCCACAAACTGGAAAATTAGCACTTTCCACCATTGCGACCTTGACGGAAATACTTTCTGATTTAAGGCTACAAGGTCATCGGGTGATTTTGGTGTCCTCTGGTGCGGTGGGGGTGGGTTGTGGGCGCCTGGGTTTAACCGAACGCCCGAAAGCGATCGCTCTCAAACAAGCAGTAGCAGCGGTTGGACAAGGACGGTTAATGCGGATATACGATGATTTATTTACTACTCTACAACAACCAATTGCCCAAGTATTACTGACGCGCAGCGACTTGGTACAGCGTAGTCGCTATCTTAACATTTACAACACCTTTCAGGAATTACTCGCCTTGGGAGTCATTCCCGTGGTGAACGAAAATGATACCGTAGCAGTAGAAGAACTGAAATTTGGCGACAATGACACCCTTTCGGCTTTGGTCGCCAGTTTAGTAGAAGCAGATTGGCTATTTTTGCTGACCGATGTCGATAGATTGTACTCGGCCGATCCGCGTTCGGTACCCGACGCCCAACCGATTACCTTGGTGAGTAGCATTGCCGAATTACAGATCCAAACAGGCTCTGCTGGGTCACAATGGGGTACAGGTGGGATGATGACAAAAATTTCCGCCGCCAGAATTGCGATCGCCGCTGGGGTGCGTACCGTAATTACCGAAGGAAAATCTCCCCAAAATATCCAAAAAATATTACAAGGTGAACATTTAGGGACACACTTTGAACCGCAACTAGAACCAACCTCAGCCAGGAAACGCTGGATAGCTTACGGCCTTGTACCGATGGGGAAATTGCATTTAGATGCGGGGGCGATCGCCGCGATTGCTCAGGCGGGGAAATCCTTGTTGGCGGCTGGTATAAAATCTGTTGAGGGGGAGTTTGATTCTCAAGAAGCCGTGCAATTGTGCGATCGCAACGGTAACGAAATCGCCAGGGGATTAGTCAATTACAGCAGCGAGGAACTACAAAAAATTCGCGGGTGTCATTCGCGGGATATTCCCCATATTTTGGGTTACGCAGGCGCCCAAACTGTCGTTCATCGGGATAATTTAGTTTTGATTTAG
- a CDS encoding ABC transporter substrate-binding protein translates to MTRKKEGARLLISLGLTAIVIAAILFLLKQVTLKPIVTTQEPIIPPSNPSPILMSLGGEIVVKVRTSPDKENGIAAFAKGDFATAVEKFTASLKNSPNDPETLIYLNNAKIAQDTSAALKVAVIAPISFDPNQAEEILRGVAQAQDEVNSSGGINGKKLQIMIASSIRSSGNNSSTNSEQLDNELIKDNSLLAVVGSRRNSSIYNDKGLVLVFPIEPARDTGNQENSSQAVNNQSNPAESNYIFYVNSSDVLVDTHSRHIVREARNIAICGDSSRGNNSTNSSNATVSFNKILVDKYTNAINKYGGQVISFPCDLGDKNFQPSAFVNEAIETQKANGFLFIPTNRNIFYATKVAQEIRGRKPFFASEIMYKQTTLDNGKDFQGMVLPVYWHRDANKNNPFADKALKLWNAQVNHRTAGAYDALQVIIAGLKQDNTRQGLKNVLSNANFSASGATGTIKFSPSGERQGKAFLVKVESCDASKPCASGYEFVLLQ, encoded by the coding sequence ATGACACGAAAAAAAGAAGGTGCCCGTCTGCTAATTTCTCTGGGTTTGACTGCAATAGTTATAGCAGCTATTTTATTTCTATTGAAGCAAGTCACGTTAAAACCGATAGTAACTACACAGGAACCGATAATACCTCCATCAAACCCTTCACCAATATTGATGAGTTTAGGTGGAGAGATTGTAGTAAAAGTCCGAACATCCCCTGACAAAGAGAATGGAATTGCAGCTTTTGCTAAGGGAGATTTTGCGACTGCTGTTGAAAAATTTACCGCTTCTCTCAAGAATAGTCCCAATGACCCTGAAACCTTAATTTATTTAAATAATGCCAAAATTGCTCAAGATACATCAGCAGCCTTAAAAGTTGCTGTAATCGCACCAATTAGTTTCGATCCTAATCAGGCGGAAGAGATTTTGCGCGGGGTAGCTCAAGCTCAAGATGAGGTTAATAGCAGCGGCGGAATTAATGGTAAGAAGCTGCAAATTATGATTGCAAGTAGTATTAGAAGTAGTGGGAATAATAGCTCAACAAACTCTGAACAGCTAGATAATGAACTGATTAAAGACAATAGCCTGTTGGCAGTAGTAGGGTCTAGACGCAACTCATCAATTTATAATGACAAGGGTTTGGTGTTAGTCTTCCCTATCGAACCAGCAAGGGATACGGGAAATCAAGAAAACTCCTCTCAAGCAGTCAATAATCAATCAAATCCTGCTGAATCAAACTATATCTTTTATGTAAATTCATCTGATGTTTTAGTTGACACTCATTCTCGCCACATTGTCCGAGAAGCCAGAAATATCGCTATTTGTGGCGATTCTAGCCGGGGAAATAATTCAACAAATAGCAGTAATGCGACCGTTTCATTCAATAAAATTCTGGTAGATAAATACACTAACGCTATCAATAAATATGGTGGTCAAGTTATCAGTTTTCCTTGCGATTTGGGAGACAAGAACTTTCAACCCAGTGCTTTTGTCAACGAAGCTATAGAAACACAAAAAGCAAATGGCTTTCTATTCATCCCGACCAACAGAAATATCTTCTATGCTACCAAGGTAGCCCAAGAAATTCGCGGGAGAAAACCATTTTTCGCTTCGGAAATTATGTACAAACAAACAACTTTAGATAATGGCAAGGATTTCCAAGGAATGGTATTACCTGTATATTGGCATCGTGACGCTAATAAAAACAATCCCTTTGCTGACAAAGCCTTGAAGCTTTGGAATGCACAGGTAAATCATAGAACAGCCGGCGCTTATGATGCACTCCAAGTAATTATCGCTGGCTTGAAACAGGATAATACCCGCCAAGGGTTGAAAAATGTCCTCTCTAATGCCAATTTTTCGGCTTCAGGCGCCACAGGAACAATTAAGTTTTCCCCTTCAGGTGAGCGTCAAGGAAAAGCCTTTTTAGTTAAAGTTGAGTCATGTGATGCAAGTAAGCCTTGTGCTTCTGGTTACGAGTTTGTACTTTTGCAGTAA
- a CDS encoding serine/threonine-protein kinase: protein MICCLNPDCANPLNPDGTKFCLSCGTELVSVLRNRYRIIKPLGRGGFARTYVAEDKDKLDEQCVVKLLVRDQFYGGRGSEAQKKATELFEREAKRLQELGKHDQIPTLYAYFKESDYLYLVQEFIDGQNLSQELQQQGAFNEAKIRQLLQDLLPVIDVVHQAQVIHRDIKPENILRREKDHKLVLIDFGVSKQKTRTLNSDPNTIVGTPGYASPEQMLTGEVYPSSDLYSLGVTCFYLLTQIPPDALWKKQLYGWTATWEQHLQQPISDELRRIFTKLLQQDHEERYQSVQEVLQDLNRHPQSQTQFILTPAVALGELLPWAIIAGSGSSFLAIALLSFSITVWISSTLPLLIIGALIFTRSRSLLEKNYLFIIAVITTLFIVFLFQTWQINNAIIAAIIGGFVSLIIMGFSDLLNRLMSKYF, encoded by the coding sequence CCGATTGTGCGAATCCCCTCAATCCTGATGGGACAAAGTTCTGCCTGAGTTGTGGAACAGAATTGGTATCGGTCTTGCGAAATCGTTACCGCATTATCAAACCACTGGGAAGAGGAGGATTTGCTCGTACCTATGTGGCTGAGGATAAAGACAAGCTAGATGAACAATGCGTGGTTAAGCTGTTGGTCAGAGATCAATTTTATGGTGGTCGCGGTAGTGAAGCACAAAAAAAGGCGACTGAGTTGTTTGAGCGAGAAGCAAAGCGTCTACAGGAGTTAGGAAAGCATGACCAAATTCCCACCCTGTATGCTTACTTTAAAGAAAGTGACTATCTGTATTTAGTACAGGAGTTTATCGATGGACAAAATCTTTCACAAGAGTTACAACAACAGGGTGCGTTTAATGAAGCCAAAATTCGCCAACTTTTACAAGATTTATTACCTGTAATTGATGTGGTACATCAGGCACAGGTGATTCACCGAGATATTAAACCAGAAAATATTCTGCGCCGGGAAAAAGATCACAAGTTAGTGTTAATTGATTTTGGGGTATCAAAACAAAAGACGAGAACACTAAATTCTGACCCAAATACAATAGTTGGCACCCCTGGTTATGCGTCGCCAGAGCAAATGCTCACGGGTGAAGTTTATCCTAGTAGTGACCTCTACAGTTTGGGAGTTACTTGCTTTTATCTGCTGACACAAATTCCCCCTGATGCACTGTGGAAAAAGCAATTATATGGCTGGACTGCTACCTGGGAACAGCATTTACAACAGCCTATAAGTGATGAATTAAGGCGGATTTTCACTAAATTACTGCAACAAGACCACGAAGAGCGTTATCAATCGGTACAGGAAGTCTTACAAGACTTAAATCGTCACCCACAATCACAAACCCAATTCATTCTTACACCAGCAGTCGCCCTGGGTGAATTATTGCCTTGGGCTATAATTGCAGGTTCTGGTAGTTCTTTTTTAGCCATCGCCCTGCTCAGTTTTAGTATAACTGTTTGGATTAGCTCTACATTACCTTTGTTAATTATTGGAGCGTTAATATTTACCCGCTCTCGCTCGCTTTTGGAAAAGAATTATTTATTTATAATTGCTGTAATTACCACTTTATTTATTGTCTTTTTATTCCAAACTTGGCAAATTAATAACGCCATAATCGCTGCAATTATTGGCGGATTTGTGTCTTTGATTATTATGGGATTCTCTGATTTATTGAATAGATTGATGTCTAAATATTTCTGA